A single region of the Oreochromis niloticus isolate F11D_XX linkage group LG19, O_niloticus_UMD_NMBU, whole genome shotgun sequence genome encodes:
- the pccb gene encoding propionyl-CoA carboxylase beta chain, mitochondrial, with translation MMAAISVARSSCGLINGLKVSLRSVTRVKYGAVSATVPQTSLHRSCRWYSVSHLSVKERIDQKRQAALQGGGQQRIEAQHKRGKLTARERVQLLLDPESFVETDMFVEHRCADFGMEQDRNKFPGDSVVTGRGRINGRLVYVFSQDFTVFGGSLSGAHAQKICKIMDQAMTVGAPVIGLNDSGGARIQEGVESLAGYADIFLRNVMASGVIPQISLIMGPCAGGAVYSPALTDFTFMVKDTSYLFITGPDVVKSVTNEDVTQEELGGAKTHTTVSGVAHRAFENDIEALLNLREFFNFLPLSNQDPAPIRESHDSSDRLVPSLDNIVPLESTKAYDMLDIIHAIVDERDFFEIMPNYAKNIVVGFARMNGRTVGIVGNQPKVASGCLDINSSVKGARFVRFCDAFNIPIITFVDVPGFLPGTAQEYGGIIRHGAKLLFAFAEATVPKITIITRKAYGGAYDVMSSKHLRGDVNYAWPTAEVAVMGAKGAVQIIFRGKENQAEAEAEYVEKFANPFPAAVRGFVDDIIEPATTRKKICQDLEVLASKKQVNPWKKHANIPL, from the exons ATGATGGCGGCCATCAGTGTTGCTCGAAGCAGTTGCGGACTGATAAATGGTTTGAAGGTGTCCTTAAGGAGCGTGACGCGAGTAAAATATGGCGCAGTATCTGCAACAGTACCGCAGACGAGTTTGCATCGGTCGTGCCGCTGGTACTCTGTCAGCCACCTGTCCGTTAAAGAGAGGATTGACCAGAAGCGACAGGCGGCACTGCAGGGGGGAGGTCAGCAAAGGATAGAGGCACAACATAAAAGG GGTAAGCTGACAGCCAGGGAGCGAGTGCAACTACTGCTTGACCCTGAATCCTTTGTAGAGACAGACATGTTTGTGGAACACCGTTGTGCCGACTTCGGCATGGAGCAGGACAGAAACAAG TTCCCCGGTGACAGCGTTGTGACAGGCCGAGGTAGAATCAATGGCAGGCTCGTTTATGTTTTCAGTCAG GACTTCACAGTTTTTGGCGGAAGTCTGTCCGGAGCTCATGCACAGAAGATCTGTAAG ATCATGGACCAGGCAATGACAGTCGGGGCTCCGGTAATCGGGCTGAACGACTCTGGAGGAGCTCGGATCCAGGAAGGAGTGGAATCTCTGGCTGGATATGCAGATATATTCCTg AGGAACGTGATGGCTTCAGGAGTCATCCCTCAGATCTCCCTCATCATGGGTCCGTGTGCAGGAGGAGCCGTGTACTCTCCTGCTCTCACAGATTTCACCTTCATGGTTAAG gACACGTCATACCTGTTCATCACAGGGCCTGATGTTGTCAAGTCTGTCACCAATGAAGATGTGACTCAGGAGGAGCTTGGTGGAGCCAAAACTCACACCACCGTGTCCG GTGTGGCTCACCGTGCTTTTGAGAATGACATTGAGGCTTTGCTCAACCTGCGAGAGTTTTTCAACTTCCTGCCACTTAGCAATCAGGATCCCGCACCCATCAGGGAGTCCCATGACTCTAG CGACCGTCTGGTACCATCATTGGACAACATCGTCCCGTTAGAGTCAACTAAAGCCTACGACATGTTGGACATAATTCATGCA ATAGTAGATGAGAGGGACTTCTTTGAGATCATGCCCAACTATGCCAAAAACATTGTGGTGGGATTTGCCCGTATGAATGGGCGCACTGTGGGCATTGTGGGTAATCAGCCCAAAGTAGCTTCAG GCTGTTTGGACATCAACTCCTCAGTGAAGGGAGCCCGATTTGTTCGCTTCTGTGATGCTTTCAACATTCCCATCATCACGTTTGTGGACGTGCCAGGCTTCCTGCCAG GCACAGCTCAGGAGTACGGAGGCATCATCCGACACGGAGCCAAACTGCTTTTTGCTTTTGCAGAGGCCACTGTCCCAAAAATAACCATCATTACCAGAAAG GCGTACGGAGGAGCCTATGATGTGATGAGCTCAAAGCACTTGAGAGGAGACGTGAACTACGCCTGGCCTACAGCTGAGGTCGCTGTCATGGGTGCCAAG ggtGCCGTTCAGATTATCTTCAGAGGAAAGGAGAACCAGGCAGAAGCAGAGGCTGAATACGTGGAGAAGTTTGCTAACCCTTTCCCAGCTGCTGTCAGAG GTTTTGTGGATGACATCATCGAGCCAGCGACAACTCGCAAAAAGATCTGCCAAGATCTAGAGGTGCTGGCCAGCAAGAAGCAGGTCAACCCCTGGAAGAAGCACGCCAACATTCCTCTGTGA